In Clostridium sp. DL-VIII, the following proteins share a genomic window:
- a CDS encoding C40 family peptidase — protein sequence MKSRILALMLVAVMVSSVPVFAAPSNEQLDASRQKYAEIENKIKDIENQIYDLDAQMETLQATVDKNKTEIQNINISTENTKKDIEQCKKDINDLDLALGQRLKGMYNSGNLEFNYLNFVLNSDSTSDLFTRVQAITTLVGKDKSYIENIDNKRNELNEKVKSLDDKKAQINKLNDEVQDNLNQLTEKKKSEQELATQAKEEKDKFDSQYLSQLERDAVKYQFDVIDNSNSSSADIQAAVDQLTSMRNSQIKSPIVTKEINDEIQKGKTAAAKKKSEEAQAAAQAAAAAKLNSAKSNSQKSTAQKSSSSVAAPSAGKAQAILNEAYKHLGASYVWGATGPSTFDCSGFTQYVYEHAAGIDITRTTYTQINVGQPVSEDQLQPGDLVFPHTGHVGIYVGNGQMIHAPQTGDVVKVGPVFSFYAARRIL from the coding sequence ATGAAAAGTAGAATTTTAGCACTTATGTTAGTAGCTGTAATGGTTAGTTCTGTACCAGTATTTGCAGCACCGAGCAATGAACAGTTAGATGCATCAAGGCAAAAATATGCTGAAATCGAAAATAAGATTAAGGATATTGAAAATCAAATTTATGACTTAGACGCGCAAATGGAAACGCTTCAAGCAACTGTTGATAAAAATAAAACAGAAATACAGAATATCAATATATCTACTGAAAACACTAAAAAGGATATTGAACAGTGTAAGAAAGATATTAATGATTTGGATTTAGCTTTAGGGCAAAGACTTAAAGGAATGTATAATTCAGGTAATTTAGAATTTAACTATTTGAATTTTGTACTTAACTCTGATTCAACAAGTGACCTTTTTACAAGAGTGCAAGCTATTACAACTCTAGTTGGAAAGGACAAGTCATACATAGAAAATATAGATAATAAGAGAAATGAACTAAATGAAAAGGTAAAATCTTTAGACGATAAGAAAGCTCAGATAAATAAACTTAATGATGAAGTGCAGGATAATTTAAATCAATTAACAGAAAAGAAGAAATCTGAACAGGAATTAGCAACTCAGGCTAAAGAAGAAAAGGATAAATTTGATTCTCAATATTTATCGCAATTAGAAAGAGATGCGGTAAAGTATCAATTTGATGTAATAGATAATTCTAATAGTTCATCAGCAGATATTCAGGCAGCAGTTGACCAATTGACTAGTATGAGGAATAGTCAAATTAAGAGTCCAATTGTTACTAAAGAAATCAATGATGAAATACAAAAAGGAAAAACAGCAGCTGCTAAGAAGAAGAGTGAAGAAGCACAGGCAGCCGCACAAGCAGCTGCTGCTGCAAAATTAAATAGCGCAAAATCAAATAGCCAAAAATCAACGGCTCAAAAGTCTAGTTCATCGGTGGCAGCACCATCAGCAGGAAAGGCTCAGGCAATTTTAAATGAAGCATATAAACATTTAGGCGCGTCTTATGTATGGGGTGCAACAGGACCAAGTACATTTGATTGCTCAGGATTCACACAATATGTTTATGAGCATGCTGCAGGAATAGATATAACAAGAACAACATATACACAAATAAATGTTGGACAACCTGTAAGTGAGGATCAGTTACAACCGGGAGACTTAGTATTTCCACATACAGGCCATGTTGGTATCTATGTTGGAAATGGACAAATGATTCATGCGCCTCAAACAGGTGATGTAGTTAAAGTAGGTCCAGTATTCAGTTTTTACGCAGCGCGTAGAATACTTTAA
- the amrS gene encoding AmmeMemoRadiSam system radical SAM enzyme, whose protein sequence is MDVKIPFYEEEKDKIRCKICPHNCIIAENKFGVCRVRTVKSNIPVAVNYGEVTSMAVDPIEKKPLYHYKPSKEILSIGSFGCNMTCSFCQNYEISQGKPKTQYVNIEKLLDIIKKLENNAGIAFTYNEPFMWYEYMYDAAKNIKENNSDTNVVVVTNGYINEEPLMKLLPYVDAMNIDLKGYTNRYYNNICGAKLEPVLETIKRCNDHCHVEITTLLVSEENDSLEEARQIAEFIASVNENIPLHLSRYFPRYKMENEATKVEIIKEAQDEAKKYLKYVYIGNVQGVDNNTYCPKCNELLVERNGYYTKVFMKDNKCEKCGEIINIII, encoded by the coding sequence ATGGATGTTAAAATACCGTTTTATGAAGAGGAAAAAGATAAGATCAGGTGTAAAATATGTCCACACAATTGCATTATAGCTGAAAATAAATTTGGAGTATGCAGAGTAAGAACAGTAAAATCTAATATTCCTGTTGCGGTAAATTATGGTGAAGTAACTTCAATGGCGGTTGATCCTATAGAAAAAAAGCCACTATATCATTATAAACCTTCAAAAGAAATATTATCTATTGGAAGCTTTGGATGTAATATGACCTGTAGTTTCTGTCAAAACTATGAAATATCTCAAGGGAAACCTAAAACTCAATACGTAAATATAGAAAAGCTGCTTGATATTATTAAAAAGTTAGAAAATAATGCTGGAATTGCATTTACTTATAACGAGCCGTTTATGTGGTATGAATATATGTATGATGCAGCTAAAAATATAAAAGAAAATAATTCTGATACTAATGTTGTAGTAGTGACTAATGGATATATTAACGAAGAACCACTTATGAAGTTACTTCCATATGTTGATGCTATGAATATTGATTTAAAAGGATATACTAATAGATACTATAATAATATCTGTGGTGCAAAGCTAGAACCAGTACTAGAAACAATAAAAAGATGTAATGACCATTGCCATGTGGAAATAACAACCCTACTTGTAAGTGAAGAAAATGACTCCTTAGAAGAAGCTAGGCAGATAGCAGAATTTATAGCCAGTGTAAATGAAAATATTCCTCTTCATTTAAGTAGATATTTTCCAAGATATAAGATGGAAAATGAAGCAACAAAAGTAGAAATTATAAAAGAAGCTCAAGATGAAGCTAAGAAATACTTAAAATATGTTTATATAGGGAATGTGCAAGGAGTAGATAATAATACCTACTGCCCAAAGTGTAATGAACTTCTTGTTGAGAGAAATGGATATTATACTAAAGTGTTCATGAAAGATAATAAATGCGAAAAGTGTGGTGAAATTATAAACATAATAATTTAG
- the amrA gene encoding AmmeMemoRadiSam system protein A, with the protein MENIAGFYLMPHPPIIIPDIGRGEEKKIEKTTLACNEIGREIADIKPETIIVITPHATMFSDAIAVSDEERISGDLSQFRCTNIKMDIAIDKEFNMQLGTACHLEGIPSVLVDTKLLNRYNVNYELDHGTMIPLYFVNKYYTDYKLVHITYSMIGDINLYKFGMEIKNVAEKLNRKIVVIASGDLSHKLKEEGPYSYSPYGEKFDRELLEDLEKGDVIGAFNLNKTMVNEAGQCVLNSIYILLGVMEGKEIKGELLSYEGTFGVGYGVMKLKRLNADKSYLNELIKHKEENLKKKLDNSNPYVKLARENLNYYFSHGKIISNTSNLPEELLKERHGAFVSLKKFGNLRGCIGTIAPTTNSVAEEIIRNSIEAAMHDPRFPAVSEEEMEDIDISVDVLMDSETCNKEDLDPKKYGVIVSSGMRRGLLLPDLDGVDTIEKQLEIACDKGNIDFDEEYKIERFEVIRYKEEYHF; encoded by the coding sequence ATGGAAAATATAGCAGGATTTTATTTAATGCCGCATCCACCAATAATAATACCTGATATAGGGAGAGGCGAAGAGAAAAAAATTGAGAAAACAACTTTAGCATGTAATGAAATAGGAAGAGAAATAGCGGATATTAAACCGGAGACTATAATAGTTATAACTCCCCATGCTACAATGTTCAGTGATGCTATAGCTGTATCTGATGAAGAAAGAATCTCTGGAGATTTAAGTCAATTTAGGTGTACTAATATAAAAATGGATATTGCAATAGATAAGGAATTTAATATGCAGCTTGGGACAGCATGCCATCTAGAAGGAATTCCGTCAGTACTTGTAGATACAAAATTATTAAATAGATATAATGTTAATTATGAATTAGACCATGGAACTATGATTCCTTTATATTTTGTAAATAAGTATTATACGGATTATAAGTTAGTCCATATTACTTATTCTATGATAGGAGATATAAATTTATATAAATTTGGTATGGAAATAAAGAATGTGGCAGAGAAATTAAATAGAAAAATTGTGGTGATAGCTAGTGGAGACTTATCTCATAAGCTGAAGGAAGAAGGTCCATACTCTTATTCACCTTATGGAGAAAAGTTTGATCGTGAACTATTAGAGGATCTTGAAAAAGGTGATGTTATTGGAGCTTTTAATTTAAATAAAACTATGGTTAATGAAGCAGGGCAATGTGTCTTGAATTCTATTTATATACTTCTTGGAGTTATGGAGGGCAAGGAAATAAAAGGAGAACTCTTATCTTATGAGGGAACTTTTGGAGTAGGATATGGAGTAATGAAGCTAAAAAGGCTGAATGCAGATAAAAGCTATTTGAATGAATTAATAAAACATAAAGAAGAGAATCTTAAAAAGAAATTAGATAACAGTAATCCTTATGTTAAGCTTGCTAGAGAAAATTTGAACTATTATTTCTCTCATGGGAAAATTATAAGTAATACTTCAAATTTACCAGAAGAGCTTTTAAAGGAGAGACATGGAGCTTTTGTATCTTTAAAAAAATTTGGTAATCTCAGAGGATGTATAGGAACAATAGCACCTACAACAAATTCTGTAGCAGAAGAAATAATAAGAAATTCTATAGAAGCAGCTATGCATGATCCAAGGTTTCCAGCAGTTTCTGAAGAGGAAATGGAGGATATAGATATATCTGTAGATGTACTTATGGACTCGGAAACATGTAACAAAGAAGATTTAGATCCTAAAAAGTATGGAGTTATTGTATCTTCAGGTATGAGGAGAGGTCTATTACTTCCAGATTTAGATGGTGTGGATACTATAGAGAAACAATTAGAGATTGCATGTGACAAAGGTAATATAGATTTTGATGAGGAGTATAAGATAGAAAGATTTGAAGTTATACGATACAAGGAAGAATACCATTTCTAA
- a CDS encoding 3-oxoacyl-ACP synthase III family protein: MNVKINKIEYYHPDTKYSNDYFLNHFSQQGTDISGLLNVTGRKNRYISDDFHENSLTMAIEAAKKVVRNSNVNINDINLVVFVSTTPEFLSPTNAVKIHNALGLSKKSNAYDMNGNCSGMITAVNQVSRVMKTDCNIRYALVVGSDQLVRYSRKNEAITYSNFGESACAILLENTSDTTSDFIDSSSYVDSALCEYINFPPSGFSKFLPMDEYEEKHNRIIEWIDFDTDEAFASCIDSVNEILARNNLSKNDIKLYCLSQFAKKNIELIMQGLEEPAEKFPFVGDKFGYTGVTSPFLALSESISRNKIKRGDNVILWTVGAGVVASCILLRY, from the coding sequence ATGAATGTAAAAATAAACAAAATAGAATATTATCATCCAGATACAAAGTATTCAAATGACTATTTCTTAAACCACTTTTCACAGCAAGGCACTGATATCTCAGGGCTACTTAACGTAACAGGACGAAAAAACAGATATATCTCAGATGATTTTCATGAAAATTCATTGACTATGGCTATTGAAGCAGCAAAAAAGGTAGTAAGAAATTCTAATGTCAATATTAACGATATTAATTTAGTGGTCTTCGTTTCCACTACTCCTGAATTTTTATCTCCTACAAATGCTGTAAAAATACATAATGCCTTAGGCTTAAGTAAAAAATCAAATGCATATGATATGAATGGAAATTGCTCAGGTATGATAACTGCAGTAAATCAAGTTAGCAGAGTAATGAAAACTGATTGTAATATACGATATGCCTTAGTTGTGGGATCTGATCAATTAGTAAGGTACTCCAGAAAAAATGAAGCAATAACCTATTCAAATTTTGGAGAATCCGCATGTGCAATTTTACTAGAAAACACAAGCGATACTACCTCAGACTTCATTGATAGTTCTTCTTATGTAGATAGTGCACTATGTGAGTACATAAACTTTCCACCTAGTGGTTTTTCCAAATTTCTTCCTATGGATGAATATGAGGAGAAACATAATCGAATTATTGAATGGATTGACTTTGATACAGATGAGGCTTTTGCTAGCTGTATAGATTCTGTAAATGAAATACTTGCTAGAAATAATTTAAGCAAAAATGATATAAAATTATACTGTTTATCTCAATTTGCGAAGAAAAATATCGAGCTAATTATGCAGGGTCTTGAAGAACCAGCTGAGAAATTCCCTTTTGTAGGGGATAAATTTGGTTATACTGGCGTAACAAGTCCATTTCTTGCTCTATCAGAATCAATATCTCGCAATAAAATTAAACGTGGAGATAATGTCATATTATGGACAGTTGGTGCAGGAGTCGTCGCTTCATGTATTCTTCTTAGATACTAA
- a CDS encoding KUP/HAK/KT family potassium transporter, translating to MRLNIKQNTVQKLSLAGITVALGVVYGDIGTSPLYVMKSVIDSNGGLPNISENFILGVLSLVFWTITILTSIKYVSITLNADNKGEGGIFSLFTLVRNQGKWLLIPAMLGGSALLADGMLTPAVTVTSAIEGLNLIPSFNHIFGNNQNDVVVIVIAIISALFFIQHFGTDFIGKLFGPVMLIWFTSLAIFGILGLSHDWTLLRALSPYYGIKILLSPENKAGFFILGSVFLATTGAEALYSDLGHVGKKNIYGSWPFVKICLLLNYFGQGAWLLWAKKNPEIMRIEDLNPFFQMIPRSFLIYGIIISTLAAIIASQALISGSFTLVSEAIKLNLFPRLHTMYPSKSKGQLYLPAVNKFLWIVCIGIVLYFKSSAHMEAAYGLAITVTMLMTTILLFNYLLKKKTPLIIALFVLIFFGMLEFSFFIANVVKFMHGGFITVLIAFVILSIMYIWIKGYHIKMRLIENVPIKNYKKTLNQLRQDTDRPKYTTNLVYLTSCHKESQIERKTMYSILDKRPKRADVYWFVNIVVTDEPYGAEYTVDTFGTSYLVKVQIKLGFRVEQKLNVFLRQISTELVESGEIQIQSRNYTTMPDRKVGDFRFTIIQEHLSYESSLNLWDELILKAKLFIKRYTVSPAKWFGLETSDVDIENVPLFVGKHNYVILKRIEK from the coding sequence ATGAGATTAAATATAAAACAAAATACTGTTCAAAAACTTTCCTTAGCAGGTATTACTGTTGCACTCGGCGTAGTTTATGGCGATATTGGAACTTCACCACTATATGTAATGAAATCAGTTATTGATAGTAATGGTGGCTTACCAAATATATCTGAAAACTTTATATTAGGAGTCTTATCTCTAGTTTTTTGGACAATCACTATTTTAACTTCAATAAAATATGTTTCAATCACATTAAATGCAGATAATAAAGGTGAAGGAGGAATCTTTTCTCTTTTTACCTTAGTACGAAATCAAGGAAAATGGCTTCTTATTCCAGCGATGCTTGGTGGATCAGCATTGCTTGCTGATGGTATGTTAACTCCAGCTGTAACTGTTACATCAGCAATTGAAGGATTAAATCTTATTCCAAGTTTTAATCACATTTTTGGAAATAACCAAAATGATGTTGTCGTAATTGTAATAGCAATCATAAGTGCTTTATTCTTTATTCAACATTTTGGAACTGATTTTATTGGTAAATTGTTTGGTCCAGTTATGCTTATTTGGTTTACCTCATTAGCCATATTCGGAATACTAGGGCTTTCTCATGATTGGACATTGCTACGTGCACTTTCTCCATATTATGGAATCAAAATACTTTTAAGTCCTGAGAATAAAGCAGGCTTCTTTATTCTCGGTAGTGTATTCTTAGCAACAACAGGTGCTGAAGCTCTTTATTCAGATCTTGGACATGTTGGTAAGAAAAATATTTATGGTTCCTGGCCTTTTGTTAAAATATGCTTATTGTTAAATTATTTTGGACAAGGTGCTTGGCTTTTATGGGCTAAAAAGAACCCTGAGATTATGAGAATTGAAGACTTAAATCCATTTTTTCAAATGATTCCAAGAAGCTTTTTGATTTATGGTATAATAATTTCTACACTTGCAGCAATTATAGCATCTCAGGCATTAATTTCAGGATCATTTACACTTGTGTCTGAAGCAATTAAATTGAATTTATTTCCTAGATTACATACTATGTATCCATCAAAATCTAAAGGACAACTCTATTTACCTGCAGTTAATAAATTTTTATGGATTGTTTGTATTGGTATAGTTCTTTATTTTAAAAGCTCTGCACATATGGAAGCTGCTTATGGCTTAGCAATTACAGTAACAATGCTTATGACAACTATTCTCTTATTCAATTATTTACTAAAGAAGAAAACTCCACTTATTATCGCACTTTTTGTACTTATCTTCTTCGGTATGCTTGAATTTTCATTCTTCATAGCAAATGTAGTTAAATTTATGCATGGTGGATTTATAACCGTTTTAATTGCTTTCGTTATTTTATCTATAATGTATATCTGGATTAAAGGATATCACATAAAAATGCGTTTAATTGAAAATGTTCCAATTAAAAATTATAAAAAAACATTAAATCAACTACGTCAAGATACTGACCGCCCTAAATATACAACAAATCTTGTATATTTAACCAGCTGTCATAAAGAAAGTCAGATTGAAAGAAAAACAATGTATTCTATCTTAGATAAGAGGCCTAAAAGAGCTGATGTTTACTGGTTTGTTAACATTGTAGTTACTGATGAACCTTATGGAGCAGAATATACTGTAGACACATTTGGAACTTCTTATTTAGTCAAGGTCCAAATAAAACTCGGCTTCAGAGTTGAACAAAAATTAAATGTTTTTTTACGTCAAATTTCAACCGAATTAGTTGAGAGTGGAGAAATACAAATTCAGTCTAGAAATTATACTACTATGCCTGATAGAAAAGTTGGTGATTTCCGTTTTACCATAATTCAAGAGCATCTTTCTTATGAGTCAAGCTTAAATCTCTGGGATGAGTTAATACTTAAAGCTAAACTTTTTATAAAAAGATATACAGTTTCTCCAGCAAAATGGTTTGGACTCGAGACTAGCGATGTAGATATTGAAAATGTACCTTTATTTGTAGGTAAACATAATTATGTAATTTTAAAAAGAATAGAAAAATAA
- a CDS encoding KUP/HAK/KT family potassium transporter, whose protein sequence is MKKTLKQNDINKLTLSGIIIALGVVYGDIGTSPLYVMSSILQGNGGLKNISESFILGVLSLIFWTITALTTIKYVAITLNADNKGEGGIFSLFTLVRHRAKWLIIPAMIGGSTLLADGMLTPAVTVTSAIEGLDLIPSFKTTLGSNENSIIIIVIVIISILFFIQHFGTDIIGKLFGPVMLIWFLCLALFGIIGLFHDWTLLRALSPYYGFKILFSKENRQGFFILGSIFLSTTGAEALYSDLGHVGKNNIYGSWPFVKVCLLLNYFGQGSWILSARKRTEFLNADNLNPFFQLIPHYFLLFGIIISTLAAIIASQALISGSFTLVSEAIKLNLFPRLHTMYPSKSKGQLYMPSVNKILWIVCIGIVLYFKSSTRMEAAYGLSITVTMIMTTILLFNYLLKKKVPFLFALSILIIFGIIETSFFLANIVKFMHGGFIAALIALAILSIMYIWIKGYYIKISLLEYVPIEDYKEQLHMLRQDNDRPKYTTNLVCLTSSSKPKEIERKILYSILDRKPKKADVYWFVNIIVTDEPYIAEYSVDTFGTSYIVKVQIKLGFRVEQKLNVFLRQISVELVESGEVQIQSRNYTTIPERKLGDFRFLLIQERLSYGSKLNFWDEYILKAKLFIKRYTVTPERWFGLETSEVDVENVPFFVGIDDSIKLKRTSK, encoded by the coding sequence ATGAAGAAAACTTTAAAACAGAATGATATTAACAAACTCACCCTAAGTGGTATCATCATCGCTCTTGGTGTAGTTTATGGTGATATAGGTACTTCACCTCTTTATGTAATGAGCTCAATTCTCCAGGGTAATGGCGGTCTAAAAAACATATCTGAAAGCTTTATTCTTGGAGTCTTATCTCTTATATTCTGGACTATTACTGCATTAACCACAATAAAATATGTTGCTATAACTTTAAATGCAGATAATAAAGGCGAAGGAGGTATTTTTTCTCTCTTTACCTTAGTTCGTCATCGCGCAAAATGGCTTATTATCCCCGCTATGATCGGCGGTTCTACACTTCTAGCTGATGGAATGTTAACCCCAGCCGTAACTGTAACTTCTGCTATTGAAGGGTTGGATTTGATCCCCAGCTTTAAAACTACTTTAGGTTCTAATGAAAATAGCATCATTATAATTGTAATAGTAATTATAAGTATTCTTTTTTTCATTCAACACTTTGGAACTGATATAATTGGAAAACTGTTTGGTCCTGTTATGCTTATTTGGTTCTTGTGCTTAGCATTATTTGGAATTATAGGACTTTTTCATGATTGGACTTTATTACGTGCCCTTTCCCCATATTACGGATTCAAAATTCTCTTTAGCAAGGAAAATAGACAAGGATTTTTTATTCTCGGGAGTATATTTTTATCAACAACAGGTGCAGAGGCTCTTTACTCTGATCTTGGGCATGTTGGAAAAAATAATATCTATGGTTCTTGGCCTTTTGTTAAAGTATGCTTATTATTAAATTATTTTGGTCAAGGTTCCTGGATACTATCAGCTAGGAAAAGAACTGAATTTCTTAACGCAGATAATTTGAATCCTTTTTTTCAATTAATTCCACATTATTTTTTGCTCTTCGGCATAATAATTTCTACCCTTGCAGCAATTATTGCTTCACAGGCCTTAATTTCGGGTTCTTTTACTCTTGTTTCTGAAGCAATTAAATTAAATTTATTTCCTAGATTGCATACTATGTATCCATCTAAGTCTAAGGGACAGCTTTATATGCCTTCTGTTAACAAGATATTATGGATTGTCTGCATTGGAATAGTTCTTTATTTTAAAAGCTCTACACGAATGGAAGCAGCTTATGGACTTTCAATTACTGTTACAATGATCATGACAACCATTCTTTTATTTAATTATTTATTAAAGAAAAAGGTTCCTTTTCTCTTTGCATTATCTATACTTATCATATTTGGTATAATTGAAACCTCGTTCTTCTTAGCCAACATTGTCAAATTCATGCATGGTGGATTTATAGCAGCCTTAATAGCTTTAGCCATTCTATCTATTATGTATATTTGGATTAAAGGTTATTATATTAAAATTAGTTTATTAGAATATGTGCCAATTGAAGATTATAAAGAACAGTTACATATGTTACGTCAGGATAACGATCGTCCCAAATATACAACAAACCTTGTATGTTTAACTAGTAGCAGCAAACCTAAAGAAATTGAAAGAAAAATATTGTATTCCATCTTAGATAGAAAGCCTAAAAAAGCTGATGTTTACTGGTTTGTTAATATTATCGTTACTGATGAACCCTACATTGCGGAATATTCCGTAGATACTTTTGGAACATCATATATCGTCAAAGTCCAAATAAAACTTGGTTTTCGGGTAGAACAAAAACTAAATGTTTTTTTACGTCAAATTTCAGTGGAGTTAGTTGAAAGTGGAGAAGTACAAATTCAATCCAGAAACTATACTACAATCCCTGAACGAAAGCTTGGAGATTTTCGTTTCCTTCTAATTCAAGAACGGCTTTCATACGGATCAAAATTAAACTTTTGGGATGAATATATACTTAAAGCTAAATTATTTATAAAGAGATATACAGTTACCCCTGAAAGATGGTTTGGACTTGAAACTAGTGAAGTTGATGTTGAAAATGTTCCTTTTTTTGTAGGAATAGATGATAGCATAAAATTAAAAAGGACCTCAAAATAA